In a single window of the Streptomyces sp. CGMCC 4.7035 genome:
- a CDS encoding class I SAM-dependent methyltransferase, whose protein sequence is MRHLFRCSAERIARKSTTREPIIQEPEPFEPEATRRAAGVTESSRANRGWWDRNADEYQIEHGTFLGDDRFVWGPEGLDEVEAELLGPAEDLKGKDVLEIGAGAAQCSRWLTAQGARPVALDISHRQLQHALRIGGAFPRVQADAGMLPFRDGSFDLACSAYGALPFVADPVLVLREVHRVLRPGGRFVFSVTHPIRWAFPDEPGPEGLSVSASYFDRTPYVEQDDQGRAVYVEHHRTLGDRVRDIVASGLRLVDLVEPEWPVWNTSEWGGWSPLRGGLIPGTAIFVCAKD, encoded by the coding sequence CTGAGACACCTCTTCCGCTGCTCCGCCGAACGGATTGCACGGAAGAGTACGACGAGGGAGCCGATCATCCAAGAGCCCGAACCGTTCGAGCCCGAAGCCACCCGACGCGCGGCGGGTGTCACCGAGAGTTCCCGGGCCAACCGGGGCTGGTGGGACCGGAACGCGGACGAGTACCAGATCGAACACGGAACGTTCCTCGGCGACGACCGCTTCGTATGGGGCCCCGAGGGGCTCGACGAGGTGGAGGCCGAGCTGCTCGGCCCGGCGGAGGACCTCAAGGGCAAGGATGTCCTGGAGATCGGCGCCGGCGCGGCGCAGTGCTCGCGCTGGCTGACCGCCCAGGGCGCGCGTCCGGTGGCTCTGGACATCTCCCACCGCCAGCTCCAACACGCGCTCCGCATCGGCGGTGCCTTCCCTCGCGTCCAGGCCGACGCGGGCATGCTGCCCTTCCGGGACGGCTCCTTCGACCTGGCGTGCTCCGCGTACGGCGCGCTGCCGTTCGTCGCCGACCCGGTCCTGGTCCTGCGCGAGGTGCACCGGGTGCTGCGCCCCGGCGGCCGGTTCGTCTTCTCGGTGACGCACCCGATCCGCTGGGCGTTCCCGGACGAGCCGGGGCCCGAGGGGCTGTCGGTGTCGGCCTCGTACTTCGACCGGACGCCGTACGTCGAGCAGGACGACCAGGGACGGGCGGTGTACGTCGAGCACCACCGGACGCTCGGCGACCGCGTCCGGGACATCGTGGCGTCCGGCCTGCGGCTCGTCGACCTGGTCGAGCCGGAGTGGCCCGTCTGGAACACGTCGGAGTGGGGCGGGTGGTCACCGCTGCGCGGCGGTCTGATCCCGGGAACGGCGATCTTCGTCTGCGCGAAGGACTGA
- the hrpB gene encoding ATP-dependent helicase HrpB — translation MIRHDALDRLPVRSAVPALQEALDGRGVAVLCAPPGTGKTTLVPLVLAGLVGGGPARRVIVAEPRRIAARAAARRMAWLLGERPGDSVGYTVRGERMMGRHARVEVVTTGVLLQRLQRDQELAGVDVVVLDECHERHLDADTVAAFLLDVREALRPDLRLLAASATTDAEGWARLLGGAPVVEAEGVSYPVEVVWAPPARPVRPPHGMRVDPALLTHVASVVRRALTECEGDVLCFLPGVGEIARVAGQLGDLGDVEVLQVHGRAPAAVQDAVLSAGTGRRVVLATAVAESSLTVPGVRVVVDAGLAREPRVDHARGLSALTTVRASQAAGRQRAGRAGRERPGRVYRCWAEAEDARLPRFPAPEIRLADLTAFALQTACWGDPDASGLALLDAPPGGAMAAARSVLTAIGAVDPAGRATDRGARMSRLGLHPRLARALLDAAPEVGADRAAEVVALLSEEPPREYGDDLAVAWRTARRGGDAYAARWREEARRLRAAAGDRPSGATGARDDHVVGLVAALAFPERLARADGDSYLMVGGTRAELADGSALRGAPWLAVAVADRPVGAGHARVRLASAVDEDVARRAAEALRSEGDEVHWAAGDVVARSVERLGSVELTVRPLRDAGPALVREALLEGLRDEGFGLLRWSPEARVLRQRLAFVRLHLGEPWPDVGDDALHARVDEWLEPELSRARRRADLARIDAGQALARLLPWSTGEAARLDELAPERITVPSGSGIRIDYADPERPVLAVKLQEMFGLQESPRIAGVPVLVHLLSPAGRPAAVTADLASFWRDGYKAVRAELRGRYPKHPWPEDPAGAEPTRHTNARLRR, via the coding sequence GTGATCCGCCACGACGCCCTCGACCGCCTGCCCGTCCGTTCCGCCGTTCCGGCTCTTCAGGAGGCCCTGGACGGGCGCGGTGTCGCGGTGCTGTGCGCGCCGCCCGGTACCGGCAAGACGACGCTCGTGCCGCTGGTCCTCGCCGGGCTCGTCGGTGGCGGCCCCGCGCGCCGCGTCATCGTCGCCGAGCCGCGGCGGATCGCCGCCCGGGCCGCGGCACGGCGGATGGCGTGGCTGCTCGGGGAGAGGCCCGGGGACAGCGTCGGGTACACCGTGCGCGGTGAGCGGATGATGGGGCGGCACGCGCGCGTGGAGGTCGTCACGACCGGTGTGCTGCTCCAGCGCCTGCAACGGGACCAGGAGCTGGCGGGCGTCGACGTGGTCGTGCTCGACGAGTGCCATGAGCGGCACCTGGACGCCGACACGGTGGCCGCCTTCCTGCTGGACGTGCGGGAGGCCCTGCGGCCCGACCTGCGCCTGCTGGCGGCCTCCGCGACCACGGACGCGGAGGGCTGGGCCCGGCTGCTGGGCGGGGCGCCGGTCGTCGAGGCGGAGGGCGTCTCGTACCCCGTCGAGGTGGTCTGGGCGCCGCCGGCGCGTCCCGTACGGCCGCCGCACGGGATGCGCGTGGACCCCGCGCTGCTGACGCATGTGGCATCGGTGGTGCGGCGGGCGCTCACCGAGTGCGAGGGGGACGTGCTGTGCTTCCTGCCGGGCGTCGGGGAGATCGCGCGCGTGGCAGGACAGCTGGGGGACCTGGGGGACGTCGAGGTGCTCCAGGTGCACGGGCGGGCTCCGGCGGCCGTGCAGGACGCGGTGCTGTCCGCCGGAACCGGGCGGCGGGTGGTGCTGGCCACGGCCGTGGCGGAGTCGTCGCTGACCGTGCCCGGGGTGCGGGTGGTCGTCGACGCCGGGCTGGCCAGAGAGCCGCGGGTGGACCACGCGCGCGGGCTGAGCGCGCTGACGACGGTACGGGCCTCGCAGGCGGCGGGGCGACAGCGCGCGGGCCGGGCGGGGCGCGAGAGGCCGGGCCGGGTGTACCGCTGCTGGGCCGAGGCGGAGGACGCCCGGCTGCCCCGTTTCCCGGCGCCGGAGATCAGGCTGGCCGACCTGACGGCGTTCGCGTTGCAGACGGCGTGCTGGGGCGACCCGGACGCGTCCGGCCTCGCGCTCCTCGATGCGCCGCCGGGCGGGGCGATGGCGGCGGCGCGGTCGGTGCTGACGGCGATCGGCGCGGTCGACCCGGCCGGGCGAGCGACGGACCGGGGCGCGCGGATGTCCCGGCTCGGTCTGCATCCGCGGCTGGCCAGGGCGCTGCTGGACGCGGCCCCGGAGGTCGGCGCGGACCGGGCCGCCGAGGTGGTCGCCCTGCTGAGCGAGGAGCCGCCGCGGGAGTACGGGGACGACCTGGCGGTGGCGTGGCGGACGGCCCGGCGCGGTGGCGACGCGTACGCGGCCCGCTGGCGGGAGGAGGCACGCCGGCTGCGGGCCGCTGCGGGCGACCGTCCCTCCGGTGCGACAGGGGCGCGGGACGATCACGTGGTGGGTCTGGTCGCCGCTCTCGCCTTCCCGGAGCGGCTCGCGCGGGCCGACGGGGATTCCTATCTCATGGTCGGCGGCACCCGGGCCGAACTCGCGGACGGGTCGGCGCTGCGCGGTGCCCCTTGGCTCGCCGTCGCGGTCGCCGACCGGCCCGTGGGAGCGGGGCACGCGCGCGTGCGGCTCGCCTCGGCGGTCGACGAGGACGTGGCGCGGCGAGCCGCCGAAGCCCTGCGCTCCGAGGGGGACGAGGTGCACTGGGCCGCCGGTGATGTCGTCGCCCGGAGCGTCGAGCGGCTCGGGTCCGTCGAGCTGACGGTGCGGCCGCTGCGGGATGCCGGCCCCGCCCTCGTACGGGAAGCGCTGCTGGAAGGGCTGCGGGACGAGGGGTTCGGCCTGCTGCGGTGGTCGCCCGAGGCCCGCGTACTGCGGCAGCGGCTCGCCTTCGTGCGGCTGCACCTGGGTGAGCCCTGGCCGGACGTCGGCGACGACGCGCTCCACGCGCGCGTGGACGAATGGCTGGAGCCCGAGCTGAGCCGTGCCCGGCGGCGTGCCGACCTGGCGCGGATCGACGCCGGTCAAGCCCTCGCCCGGCTGCTGCCCTGGTCGACCGGGGAGGCCGCCCGCCTCGACGAGCTGGCGCCCGAGCGGATCACCGTGCCGAGTGGGTCCGGGATCCGGATCGACTACGCCGATCCCGAGCGACCCGTCCTCGCCGTCAAGCTGCAGGAGATGTTCGGACTCCAGGAGTCACCCCGGATCGCCGGCGTTCCCGTCCTCGTGCATCTGCTCTCCCCCGCCGGACGGCCGGCCGCCGTCACCGCCGATCTCGCCTCCTTCTGGCGGGACGGCTACAAGGCGGTACGGGCCGAGCTGCGCGGCCGCTATCCCAAGCACCCCTGGCCCGAGGACCCGGCCGGTGCGGAGCCGACGCGGCACACGAACGCGCGGCTCAGGCGGTGA